The nucleotide sequence GGAAAATCGATATATCTGTATtcaaatacttatgtacatacttatattgtcGTTTAAATACACaacattattaataaattaacgTAAAAATTTCGCTTTTCTTTACTACGTAAAAACCGCAAAACCTAAACAATTTTGCTCAatgcttatttacatattaattaattttgttccCATATGACTTAAgaaaatatactaaatttacgtaatacgtacatatttactGAAAGTAATTCAacgtttgttatttgtttttccaaaatttaactAAGTAAACAAGCGGTTCGGTACACCTTggtaaacaacaaatattttcttatattgttACGATGTCCTTGAAGGTGGACATAGAAAGCAATGCGAACAAAAACACTTAAGAAATCATGCGTAAACAATGCCAATCGCCAGTCGAAAACAACTAGCGATGATCCCTTCAACACGTGCCGTGCAGGATGTTTCATGAAAATGTTGAATGTACGGCGGTTTTCGATTAGGCGCTTAAACTACAAAGAAAGGTAGAAAGCGACGCGTACGTAATTTCAGTTAACAATacacgtacacacatatgtatgtatgtacatacatatatgtatttgtatgtaactAGTTTGCGGCTTTTGAAGTGttgccaaaatatttttcatttctatccttttgtatttgcttgttgtttgtttgtcgTTCTCGACGTATTGTAAGGAACAAATACTACATAACAAATGGCAGACATACGTTGaggtatttacatacatacatatgcatgtacatatatgtatgttaatttagatatttatttacatgtttGCACGGATGTGTACACATATCGTTGGAGGACGAGGAAGTACGTCACTATATTATGCGGGCAATTATAATGCCatctttaaattatattatttagtaaCAGGGTtcggaatattttaatttaaaaaatttggttattatttagattttcaatatttcatttctgtTTTGTGATTAAAGACGCATTCTTTGGAACCAAAAACTTAAAACTCAGCTTTTTAAGTTCATATTTcatacttttatttcattttttttataaatttaaatattattttttcatatttttttattagtttaattattattattattttttttatgaatgcttatataataataagaaaatattttaacagcgtcctttttatttaatttttgtgataaACAATAGCATCTAAATGTAAAATAAGAAGAACTTAATGTTTAgaagttaatatttttcgtatttcttttaTTACATGTTCGTACGGACAAACCATACCCATTCGTATCAGGCAAAAGCTAACTTTAGAAgctaaatatacaaatttcaatGTCTAGAATGAGAATTGGAGCATGAAAACAGAAACCCCAAGAAACAGTTGTTTAGGTGTAtataatggttgttcatgaataatttgtggatttttttcgcaccagaatcgatagttttttttatttaccgcaccactcagatgaaagtgaatCTCATCGTAGAAGAGGATTTCTTAAAAAActcgttatcgttttcaagttgttccaaagcAAAATCAGCGAATTCACGGCGTTTACGGTGATCCAATGGCTTTAGtacttgagtgagaacaatttcaTGCGAACGCAAGTTCAAATTCTATCTCGAAATCCGACAGGTTGTGGTTTGCGGCAGTCCCGATacttgagaacgtcttggaatcgacaaattgtgaTTTTCAGTAACATTTGCCAcaggaatattttcaaaacttcatGCGGTTCTTTGACTTAATGACACTTAAacattatataaagaaaatgcaCGCTCCAATTTTAGAACAATTCGACGAAGTTTCCAACAATTCGACAAATATTAAGCACAACTGGACGATTACACGGCCGCAAAAAGGCCAAACTGCACAAAAAGTAGCAATTGgagaatgattattttgatatacatatttatatgtatatctttccatgatgaatttattaaaatttttgaatatagtgaagaaaaaaatacagatcACGACATGCACACACATAGAAATTAGttatacaataattttctaaGTCAAGTATATGCTTAAAATACtgcgaaaaattttatgaaagccGGTTCAGTTtacttactatatacatatatactatgtcTTCATATCATACCTTTTTCCacataaaaactcaaaataacACCTATCTTTTTTTGTTCTCGGAGACCATTTTGAAGTGTTATATTGAAACACATGAAGAAGACCTAGAAAAATAGTTGTGATAATAGCGTTTCAGAATCGAATAAAGCTTTCACAATATCAATAcgaattgtattatatttaacgcaatacaattctttttaaaaAGAAGGTGCAATATTAGGCTAGGCGCAGtcattttttaagccaaaaataataaaaatactaggATGAAATCCATTggacaaatttttgttaaaaaaatatgacagtCGTACATTTATATTACCTACACCTTAGTCagtaaacttttttcatatagATTTTGATTTAAATCAAGATAAACCGTTTTTTGCCCTTAAATATTCAGCCACATGCCTCCGCTCCCATTTCCTGACCGCACATCGCCCTAATTATTTTCcctttcaattttgtttattatttttccaaatgGTATCATTCTactgctattattattttttacttttttagcatttacaaaagtaaaaaaagtactGCCCTATATTGGGTGAATACTACGGAATATGGTTTGAAGAATGTTGTTCAAAAACTAAGAGTTCTAGGTAttgtaagtttttgtttttgaattaaattatatatttttttattattaatattataaagtgAACGTAAAGACATTTTTCTGAATATACAcgcatatgtataagtaaaataattcaaagtaaattgtggaatttttattttttgcttgtcaTTTTAGTAGCTTGTTTTAAACAAAAGattattcacatacatacatatgcgtgtaTGTACAAATAACCACATTGAAAGGGGCGTAGACTCAATATGCTGAACAGCCATCGCCATTTGCATGAGCGGGATAGCGCATTAAATGCGAATAACGGAAACAGTAGCCATCAATAAATCTGAGTGGTGGTGAGTTTCACCCAAGCAATAGTATAGCGGTTATAGAAATGGCTGAGGTGGATTAGCAAGTGCCGccttaacaacaacaagcagtatTTTAATTGAACATATAAGCAGCAAGTGTAGTGAGGCGTTGAGCGTAGAGCTTGAGCGCGCGCGAGAGAGGGAGAGCACATTGTTGAATAAATAAGTTTGTGTGACTTTAGCTTTGCTCTAGCGGTTTATGGAATTTGAGTGCGAATAGTGCTGTGCTTATgattgtatacgagtataaatgtTGCCACATATGGTTCTATGTTTTCTGGAAGCTGTTTGTTTGTACACATGCCAAAGCTGACGCCTAAGCGTGCGCGAGAGGCTTTTCATTTCGCACAGCCgcaatatgtgtgtgtttatataggCTCTCCTTAATGTACGATGGTGTGGTGTATTCTGGCAATCTGCTGGAAGCTGTTGCTGTGTACATTttgtgttcttgtttttgtatttctgagATTTTTAACGCTCTTTGCTTTCGCTGCTTTCGTttctatattcatattttatttatttatttggtgaAAACACATTCATTTGAGATTTTTCGTTTGAATGTGCGACAGATTTTCATTAGCaacagtttaaataaaaaactcgtACATATCAGCCGAGCAGGCGCGTGAATTGACGGCAAGTGTGCAGCATAGTGTTCTAAtagaaaatcaaattaaacGTTTTCAGTTTACATATGCGCGTACGTACAATTGAATTGTATATCAATTATCATTAGAAGACGGTATTGAGATTTAACtgactaaaaagtgaaaaaattccTTACAGAAAAAAGTTTGTGTGCAATTgtcttacaacaaaaaaagtgtgCAAATGAAAACTCACagtgaaaaataatgaaattcccTTCGCGTAGTAATAGCAAAAGCTCGACTATAATAGCTACAGTGCAAAACGCTGGCGCTAGTAACGGCATGCGTGCCTCAAAATATGTAAACGTGCATAAGGACACCAATAAGGACACTGGCAAGGACCGGCGCATGCCTAGTCTGTTAGCGAATGCAGTGAAAATGAAGATTACAAAGTGTAATGCCACCAAGTTGGCCAACTCCAACAATGGAAATAAAGGCTTAGGCACGACGACTATGtcgaatacaacaacaaatgcattttACAACAATATGTGCAGATCATTGAATGAGAATCACAGAATGGCACAGCTAACGAATTTCCAAAATACTCAAGAATCAAAAGGATTAGACACATTAAATGGACtttattcaacaacaacaaccacacaaCAGCACAAAACAAGTGGTGAATGTGGCGAAATGGAGTGTCAAccgatacaacaacaaacacaatatTACGGACAGCAGGATCAGCTATTGGTGGAAGATAtgtcagcttgtatggcaaaagcaacaacaacagaaacatcAAATGAACAGCGTGATCATTTCAATCTGCTGTCCAACAACGACACAAGAGTGACAGGGAACGGCGGCATATTAAAGGAAGGGCAGCGCCAATCACCACCACAGCCAATGCTGAGCGAGCGTGCAAGGATCGAACCTACAACAATGAAACTGGCTGCGCCCAAAGCTGACGCAGCCGAACACTCAATACAGTCaacacagcaacagcaacaacaacaacagaaagtgCAGACAGTGCAGCACACAGAAGAGAATTGTACGCAGGCGAGAAACACGAGCATAtctcaaacaacaacaacaaatgcaatgcACTCGCCTTGTACGTTTGTAAACTCACACACGCATAGCCGATCGACAACGCCACCGACACCACAAGCGCACACAAAACCAACACAACAagccgaacaacaacaacaacaaaaacctcCTGCGTCATTGTCAACGTCGTCTTCGGCCGCTATACCGTCGCATTCGTCTTCGTCATCATCTTCGCATTTGGCTTCGTTGCTTGCACAGCCTGCTGCTAAACTGGCGTTGACGTCGTCTTCGGCGGCAGCGACGACTGTGTCCGCGTCGCCAATAAGGTCCGCAACaccaaaactcatatcagttgTCAACGAAACATCAAAGCAAACGGTGTTACGTACGATCGGTGAAGCCCGAACCACATCATTAACAACAGTAAAATCAACAGCAGTGAACGCTTTAGAGCAAACGGCTAAtgttacacaaataaaaactcCCACAACACTTGCAACGAATGCTTATTTTGAAGTGAAATTAGAGACGACGAGTCAAGTCGAAGACGAAACGGCGAttcagcaacagcagcagcaatcgAGCGGTGACGTTGTTGTTAGAGATAGCGTCGTCAACACGGATCcccaacaaatacaacaacagttAGTGGCGCGAgataaaaatgccaaaaacgTTGATAAGTTTCGTAATGCGATAACAACGTCTACGacgttaacaaaaacaaaacaaacactaATACCGACTGCTGCCGTGGCGCCGGTTGTAACCGCAAATGCCGCACAAATATCCGTTATcaacagtaataacaataataataataataataacggtaAATTAAGTGTTAGTGTAAACAATACGAATGCGAGTGAAATCAGAAATGCCAAAATTAGTGataaacaacaagaacaaatacCTGTAGAGCCACAACAAGACGAACTGCTGCCACTTAATTATCGCGGTGCAAACAATTCGGTGATTATAGCTAATTTTACtagcaatagcaacaataacaacaaccacaacgcAATTAACACGTCGCACTACGCACAAGAGGCGGCACCCGAAACAgcatcgacaacaacaacagttcaAATATTAACAGGTGAGCAACATTTGGCTGAACCGCAGTATTTGCGCTACACTCAGCAATTGTCGCAGGATAGTATTGGTGAGGTGCAACATCAACAtcaccagcaacaacagcaattgctgCAACTCACAACAAATATACTCAACGGTGCTGATCCCAATTTGAATTTGGCTGTCGCCGCTGaactgcaacaacagcagcaacaacaatatcaccAGCATTTTTTCACCCCTTACAATAGTTGTGCGTACGATCTGTCGCGCCATAATCAACAACAGTTGCTACAACTTGAtcaccagcagcagcaacaacaaacacaacatcTTACAAAAGAGTTGCTCGATAAACCCGACTTAATTGCTTTACATCCCTCACATTTACTATTTACTCAACATCTGTCGACGGCGTCGCCGTACGTACACTCACCACCGTCGCATTTACATCCACACGCGCACCCGCACGCACCACATCCACAATTCATTGACGACAATATGCGCAACAATTTCAGTCTATACACCTATGGTGGCAATCCACATGATCATCTGCAGCATCACTCAAGCACTGGCGCCGCACCCAGCAGCATTGACGAGGTCATACAGGACACGCTGAAAGATGAGTGTCTCGAGGATCATCACACGGGTGTCAGTTACTGTACGTTGACCACCGTGCCCGACCTTAAGGATGCCTATCATCACACGCATATGCTGGGTGCAGTGGAGCAACAGGTACTGACACCCACTCAGCTGCATCAGCTGCATGTGAACACACATCAACATCACAACAATTCAGTGAGTTCGGGTGGCGGTTCACCGTCGCCCACATCACTTTCACACGGCGGTGCGGCAGGTGACGTCTCCAGCTTTACACAATTGACCAATGCGACGGCCTACCGAGACGTGTATGGTGGCTTTACCACCGATCCGACTGTTATATCACTGTTTCCGTCCCCGCTGAGTCCAGTTCTAACAAGGTGAGTCAATTGACTATACAATTTCTTTTAACTAGTTTAATGAGAACAGTATTGATTTTTGCatagtttttatataaactgattaaaaaagattactgtTAAGTTAGCATAGAGGGGACGGCAATTAAgcgtaaaaaaaaagaaaggaatATGTagttgtatttatatgtatgttcaaatatatttctaGGGATTTCGCCGTCCCCATTTCTTCATCGACGCTTCCTATGCTACGTTTCAGGTACTTTTTTTAACCCGATCAAGGTACTCAAGACATTTTAaggggtttcctcgggtaaaaaacagccttttttgaaaatttttgctcatataacgaatgaaatattttattagaattgtttattgttacaaacatacactattaacaaagaaattctgaaatttttggaaaaactattttaaactcggccattgcgacgccatttccggtgactccTCGAAATAAAGATGAGCTCGCGTtcgcaggataactccttacaggatcatctaaagtgaaaaaatacgtgttttagttaaaaccttaacttagaacttggacgaagggaaAAAACTGAGAATTGGCATTTTtgctaaaaaactgaaaattttacgaCATTTTTGTCCAACAGTTGTAATCgagaaaaaaatcctttgtccaagtctttaagaattgcatGAAGGTCGATTGAGtaattctcgagaaatcttgccaaccgacttcaaaaacacgtTTAAACACGGCGCTCTTAGCCTCGAGCGctcaagttctcaaggctgtatctccgaaactattacttggaTCAACTTGATACTTTAGGGCtgaatttactattttttctaaatttttgattCTAAGCTCTTCACAAATTTCTAATCGTCCCTACTTTTCAGGGCACCAATTTTAGCTTAGCTTAGACTTTTGTTtgtacaatttattatttacggGCTTATGTGCTGACTTTGTTACTAATTagtcaaaaaatgtaaataatatacaaagAGTCTACAACAAATCGAGTTTCACTAATTCACTCGCAACTTGGCTAAATCTAGTTATGAAGAGCAAAACACATTTTCGTACGCTAATTTCGGTTTTAAATCGCAGCTTACGACACTTACGTTATTTCCGGAAAGCAAggtgaaattttgtttgtaaatgAATTTGTATTAGTTTTACATGAGTGATTGatgaaatcattaaatttttgtactttGAAATGAAGTGGCGGTGAAAGGAAGTAAAAGCACAAAAGTAAAGCATGAATACACGAAAAAACGGCGTGtaacagtaaatgcaaaataaaagttaaaaaaaaaataatacaaaatatgagtaaataaatatttactttttttttattcacaatgcatattacacatacatatgtacatacatatgtattttacttttttctttgatttgcgCGCAAAACGCACGTGCTTTTTTGCTTATTTCACCCAACGGCCAGTAATTTGATTGTTTTCACTTGCACGTCAAGTGACAAGTCAGTGCCAGTGCAAACGCTTGCCGACTCACATTCACCTGTCTGCTCACAAACTACTCTtacatatcatatatttatGACGATGACTAATTCTTTTATGATCGTTGATTGATTCGTAATATTTAcgttgtcaaacaaaaaaaaaaaataaataaaaattctaaaatataaaagaacttcgtactatataaatatatgtatatacctatataaatattttgggaaATACATTAATAGTTACTTACGAATAAGTCGACTTTTTGTATTGTCTTCCCTCACACCGGCTAAGCACTAAATACAATACTCCTGTTTTGCTTTGTAGCTTTGACTTCATTCAACAGACAATccggtatacatatatagctgtttttataccctgaacgtgGATCCTATAAAGTACCTACATGTGTAAATACATACAGGTAAATACTCAGCGTGCGAGGTGGGTCCATTTCGCCTTAACGATATGTGTGTTTGAATGTACGCGAACTAGTCGCTCAGCGTTTAAGATATCGAACTGATATTTGCACaagttattttcttttcaaaaagctgctcatttgtcagaattgTCGATATCGGATCATTATTAATTCTTGGCAAGAtaccttcacaaaatttggctcaaataATTACTCAAAGTAACactacaatctccaaagaaattgttgtgatcggattactatagcatatagctgtcatacaaactgagcgatcaaaaccgaatacttgtatggaaaactttttttcttggcAAGAtaccttcacaaaatttggctcaaataATTACTCAAAGTAACACTACAATCtcaaaagaaattgttgagatcggattactatagcatatagctgtcatacaaactgaacgatcaaaatcaaattcttgtatggaaaatcattttatttgggaagatatcttcacgaaatttagtaccgattattttctaaggccaGGTTATAATAtctgtgaaatttttttagatcggaccactatagcatatagctgccatataaagcGAACGaacaaattaagttcttgtaggaaagacttttttatttgagatgttatattcatgaaatttagtatgaattatttttcaaaataatgctATAATATCCGAGAATTTTTTCTAGATCggcctactatagcatatatgtagctgccatacaaagtaaTCGCTCCAAACCAAGTCCTTGTATGCACTTTATTATTTGTGCAGGGTATTGTAGCCACGTTACAAACCGAagttaactattttttatacatatatacatttgtatatgtgtacatgtatTTGTTTGCCCGTCTtcatataaacattttcattattgcCGTGTGCGTATCGTGTTtccattaaataatataataatgtcatAACAATAATAAGTCAGTAAGCAGAAAAACTGAGATGTAAAAATACCGTCGTgcgcttatacatatataaaaatatacaactttatatactcgtatgtgtatatatacatacatatgtatatgttttgatGGGAGTGTGTTGGCTTGCTATTGAAAAGGTATGACGactaaaggaaaataaaaaaaaccgagCAGCACAAAACATGCATCATTTTCTATGCAAACATGCCAACTCATGTGTTTTCAGTGCCACCGCACGCTCCTGCCACCGACCACCCTTTCAATAACCACCTGCTGCTGTCACTGCTTGCTGCACCTTTCTGTGCCGTGGCGACTTAGCATAGCGAATGCGACGCATAGCGCTGACTATAGACAGAAGTTGGCGGGCGcctaataatacattttaaaattactataaatttttatttatttttttctatatacaaaaatatttttttttattgtgcaatattttgttttattaacacATAGCTTTCTAgctaaattgttataaaattattaatattttaagttttcccCGAAATATTCTGAGTTTTTAACAATTCGCTTGAGTAcagtattgaaaataaaatggcaCACTGAGTACTAGttattataaaagatatttGCAATGAAATTTTTGCCTTTAAGTCAAATAAAAGTTAGATTATaaggaaaaaagtttttaatttgattttcttcGGTTATTTGGTATGACAGCTACcattatgctatagtggttcgatctgtaTAATTTGTTCGGAGTTTGTAGcgctattttcgaaaataatctatgtcaaatttcgtgaagttatcttgtcaaataaacaagttttctcTACTAGAGCTTTATTTTgaccattcagtttgtatgggagctatatgtagtagtagtccgatctaaaaaaattttacagatATTGTAGCCTGACTTTAGAAAATagtctataccaaatttcgtggatATATCatttcaactaaaaaattttttcatacaacaacTTAATTTTgaccattcagtttgtatggcagctatatgctataatgatccgatctaaaaacgttcttcagagattatagcttggctttagaaaataatttgtgccaaatttcgtggtgatatcttgtcaaataaaaaagttgttcatataagcacttgatttggatcgttcagtttgtatggcagctatatgctatagtggtacgatatcggcgattccaacAAATA is from Bactrocera dorsalis isolate Fly_Bdor unplaced genomic scaffold, ASM2337382v1 BdCtg279, whole genome shotgun sequence and encodes:
- the LOC105231616 gene encoding box A-binding factor isoform X1 (The sequence of the model RefSeq protein was modified relative to this genomic sequence to represent the inferred CDS: added 1258 bases not found in genome assembly), coding for MKFPSRSNSKSSTIIATVQNAGASNGMRASKYVNVHKDTNKDTGKDRRMPSLLANAVKMKITKCNATKLANSNNGNKGLGTTTMSNTTTNAFYNNMCRSLNENHRMAQLTNFQNTQESKGLDTLNGLYSTTTTTQQHKTSGECGEMECQPIQQQTQYYGQQDQLLVEDMSACMAKATTTETSNEQRDHFNLLSNNDTRVTGNGGILKEGQRQSPPQPMLSERARIEPTTMKLAAPKADAAEHSIQSTQQQQQQQQKVQTVQHTEENCTQARNTSISQTTTTNAMHSPCTFVNSHTHSRSTTPPTPQAHTKPTQQAEQQQQQKPPASLSTSSSAAIPSHSSSSSSSHLASLLAQPAAKLALTSSSAAATTVSASPIRSATPKLISVVNETSKQTVLRTIGEARTTSLTTVKSTAVNALEQTANVTQIKTPTTLATNAYFEVKLETTSQVEDETAIQQQQQQSSGDVVVRDSVVNTDPQQIQQQLVARDKNAKNVDKFRNAITTSTTLTKTKQTLIPTAAVAPVVTANAAQISVINSNNNNNNNNNGKLSVSVNNTNASEIRNAKISDKQQEQIPVEPQQDELLPLNYRGANNSVIIANFTSNSNNNNNHNAINTSHYAQEAAPETASTTTTVQILTGEQHLAEPQYLRYTQQLSQDSIGEVQHQHHQQQQQLLQLTTNILNGADPNLNLAVAAELQQQQQQQYHQHFFTPYNSCAYDLSRHNQQQLLQLDHQQQQQQTQHLTKELLDKPDLIALHPSHLLFTQHLSTASPYVHSPPSHLHPHAHPHAPHPQFIDDNMRNNFSLYTYGGNPHDHLQHHSSTGAAPSSIDEVIQDTLKDECLEDHHTGVSYCTLTTVPDLKDAYHHTHMLGAVEQQVLTPTQLHQLHVNTHQHHNNSVSSGGGSPSPTSLSHGGAAGDVSSFTQLTNATAYRDVYGGFTTDPTVISLFPSPLSPVLTSSYPGSLLTSATNGIQQYGMQPSSAISAVSSASPSHQPAHSAASTPGAHATNSVVVAGTGSGSNSINNDDYGSPKSNTSSNGGGATNSQSLAGGSGRLPAFQRISSYVGGAGGAAGVGGVANVNVGGGGADRYTSLTNYRTNDTWAGHYEAIGYAPTSVVTSAAGLVGNTNVIRSCNGRAGPGVGVVGVGVEGSASANLAAAAAHLTASASLSATFYDADFITDGRECVNCGAVSTPLWRRDNTGHYLCNACGLYNKTNGMNRPLIKQPRRLSASRRVGLSCSNCLTTHTSLWRRNPSGEPVCNACGLYFKLHSVKRPLNMKKDTIQTRKRKAKGAKGEKSSKSSKANANANSAVVANNELKQLTTNLQQQQQKQQQLQQQTPQMQVKQESQSNNNNNNTVLTHTARLSPTTNDGSISPTDTKSPLMAMLPSSPLTQMENVATMQEQQQLQQTYNQKMSPMPHANSPTMFSYTSPTHNGHLNNNNRSYNNNNNNNNNNNNNNTLNLMQKQLQTHQTQQLQNMQQQHAAQSPRHQQQQQQLMTQQLMQLMPPHSSPSTSVSMPPTPTTPTTPTTPTTHHQQQPLHQQLSPLQEQQQQQQLQQQQQQQLFQHLVHQHQLQHDQQQAHLDNMSLHYHQQYLQQQQQQQHQQHSIAPQSPAGSVSPAHSNFGELLPLHDSPIKMEQQHRSNHQQHQHHTHNSHLITQDVALSRSPSLEDDELMLELQHHHQQHAQSIALNLQHQQNLFELHEYDRKYERGTVVKSE
- the LOC105231616 gene encoding box A-binding factor isoform X2 (The sequence of the model RefSeq protein was modified relative to this genomic sequence to represent the inferred CDS: added 1258 bases not found in genome assembly), with the translated sequence MKFPSRSNSKSSTIIATVQNAGASNGMRASKYVNVHKDTNKDTGKDRRMPSLLANAVKMKITKCNATKLANSNNGNKGLGTTTMSNTTTNAFYNNMCRSLNENHRMAQLTNFQNTQESKGLDTLNGLYSTTTTTQQHKTSGECGEMECQPIQQQTQYYGQQDQLLVEDMSACMAKATTTETSNEQRDHFNLLSNNDTRVTGNGGILKEGQRQSPPQPMLSERARIEPTTMKLAAPKADAAEHSIQSTQQQQQQQQKVQTVQHTEENCTQARNTSISQTTTTNAMHSPCTFVNSHTHSRSTTPPTPQAHTKPTQQAEQQQQQKPPASLSTSSSAAIPSHSSSSSSSHLASLLAQPAAKLALTSSSAAATTVSASPIRSATPKLISVVNETSKQTVLRTIGEARTTSLTTVKSTAVNALEQTANVTQIKTPTTLATNAYFEVKLETTSQVEDETAIQQQQQQSSGDVVVRDSVVNTDPQQIQQQLVARDKNAKNVDKFRNAITTSTTLTKTKQTLIPTAAVAPVVTANAAQISVINSNNNNNNNNNGKLSVSVNNTNASEIRNAKISDKQQEQIPVEPQQDELLPLNYRGANNSVIIANFTSNSNNNNNHNAINTSHYAQEAAPETASTTTTVQILTGEQHLAEPQYLRYTQQLSQDSIGEVQHQHHQQQQQLLQLTTNILNGADPNLNLAVAAELQQQQQQQYHQHFFTPYNSCAYDLSRHNQQQLLQLDHQQQQQQTQHLTKELLDKPDLIALHPSHLLFTQHLSTASPYVHSPPSHLHPHAHPHAPHPQFIDDNMRNNFSLYTYGGNPHDHLQHHSSTGAAPSSIDEVIQDTLKDECLEDHHTGVSYCTLTTVPDLKDAYHHTHMLGAVEQQVLTPTQLHQLHVNTHQHHNNSVSSGGGSPSPTSLSHGGAAGDVSSFTQLTNATAYRDVYGGFTTDPTVISLFPSPLSPVLTSYPGSLLTSATNGIQQYGMQPSSAISAVSSASPSHQPAHSAASTPGAHATNSVVVAGTGSGSNSINNDDYGSPKSNTSSNGGGATNSQSLAGGSGRLPAFQRISSYVGGAGGAAGVGGVANVNVGGGGADRYTSLTNYRTNDTWAGHYEAIGYAPTSVVTSAAGLVGNTNVIRSCNGRAGPGVGVVGVGVEGSASANLAAAAAHLTASASLSATFYDADFITDGRECVNCGAVSTPLWRRDNTGHYLCNACGLYNKTNGMNRPLIKQPRRLSASRRVGLSCSNCLTTHTSLWRRNPSGEPVCNACGLYFKLHSVKRPLNMKKDTIQTRKRKAKGAKGEKSSKSSKANANANSAVVANNELKQLTTNLQQQQQKQQQLQQQTPQMQVKQESQSNNNNNNTVLTHTARLSPTTNDGSISPTDTKSPLMAMLPSSPLTQMENVATMQEQQQLQQTYNQKMSPMPHANSPTMFSYTSPTHNGHLNNNNRSYNNNNNNNNNNNNNNTLNLMQKQLQTHQTQQLQNMQQQHAAQSPRHQQQQQQLMTQQLMQLMPPHSSPSTSVSMPPTPTTPTTPTTPTTHHQQQPLHQQLSPLQEQQQQQQLQQQQQQQLFQHLVHQHQLQHDQQQAHLDNMSLHYHQQYLQQQQQQQHQQHSIAPQSPAGSVSPAHSNFGELLPLHDSPIKMEQQHRSNHQQHQHHTHNSHLITQDVALSRSPSLEDDELMLELQHHHQQHAQSIALNLQHQQNLFELHEYDRKYERGTVVKSE